AATAGCCACGCTCAAGACGGCAGTGCATCGTGCAGAGGTTCGGTGTCTTCTCTCTTCCCTGAAACCTTCTTTATcactaattgtgtgtgtgtgtgtgtgtgtgtctttgcaagTCAGGCAATCTGTCATCATGTCTCTCATCACCTCCCCATGTTCCTTGAGCTTAAGCGGTCAACTCTGGCACTctggaaagtgaaagagagatgaTGCTCCAAAGATACAGAATTTCCAccccctcactcactcacacacacacacacacacacacacacacacacacacacacacacacacacacacacacacaaatacagcccTTGAACACCTtgcacagacaaataaatagaGGGCAAGAAAGCAactgagaaagacaaagaaagagaaaatgcagtTGTGAGGGATGAAGGAttgggagaaagaggaaaataaggGACAGAGGAGTAGCGGCGTCACCTTACCATTAATAATAGATGTCAGAGCCATCCATCGTTGATGGATTAGTCAGGCCTGCTCCACTTCTCGGCTCCAGGTAGGACAACACCAGAAAGTGGAGCTGGATCTGGGGTCTGGTCCAAAACGTGGCGCTACTaggccaaatgtgtgtgtgcgtgtgtgtgtgtgtgtgtgtgagtgcagatGCATCGATGGGCATACTGCGCTACACTGCATAGCTCATCAGTGAGCACAGTGATGACAGCATCTTATTTAGTATGCTTGACCAACTGGTGTGTCAAAGATGGTCATCAACACAGCTATTGATATCCTCAGATTCCTGGCTTGCATTTCCAACGTATCCAATCTCTTTTCTGCCTCGCTCTCTGTTTCTtgctcttcctccatctcttctctccttcctctcccttttcGCTCGTCGATCAGATAGCTGTCGCGAGGGCCCAGCTGCGCCCTGTCTCAGGATCATtcctgggttgaattagtgtGAAATGGACACACTGAACTGGTAAATAAAGCATGACATTGAGTCGAGGGATGAAAGAGGATTGGGGTGTGATGGGCGTCGAGGTATAGGTGCGAAGATATATAGTGTAGGGGCAGAAATGTATGCTTCAAATATGGGTTTAAATCAATGATAATATAATCAGGTGTATGACTCGGTGATGGATGATCAGGTATAAATCTGATGTAATTAGCCTGATATTTCTCAGACAAAAGCCACTGCCCATACATATATGAACATTTCAGGCCACAGGTGGGTATACTGACTGTCATGATGGGTCTCTTACTAATGTAGATATGTGTTgaagtgctttttttcccctttttttttggcctgttcTCCAGGTGTTTGAGCGTTCACTTCTCAGTTGGCTTGAGGGTTGAGAGAAGCGGGTAATTATCTGTTACATCCAGCTAAGCATGGGCCGTGCGATCCCCtggttttctcctgtttttcctctATTCTTTCATTGGGGGGATTGAAGGATCGGACGGGTAGCACTCCAAAGCTGATTATATCAATGGCCCTGCTGTGATGGGGGGGAAATAGACaggcggggagggggggtttgattgggggaagggagggaggtagAGAAGGATGGTCAGGGAAGAGAGCATGGAGAGATAAAGGTGGGGGTGAGATGCATGGATCAGTGTTGTTAAAGGATTAAGAAAATGAATTGGGGATATTCTGGGATGCATCTTGTTTGGGATTTAGGGCGCTGCTGCAGTCTGTCTCATAGCTGTGAGACAAACAGTCATGGCTTTGGTGCTTTAAACATTTATGATTATGCTAAAATTTTACAGACAGTGTTAAAGCTGACAGCTCTAAAGCACTGGCCTGCAACGTCTCGCTGCAAATCACTGGTTTAGAATTCACTCAGAGTATACTCAGGTGTACTtaatgtatatgtgcatatgtgagtgtctgtttttcttatatttggtACGAAACCCTTGCATTTCAAATGTGTCGTGGGCCAATAATGAAAAGCCCTGAGCTCTGAGCGCGTCCTTGGTTGAACTAATTGGTCCAAAGTGACACCCAGTAATTGTTTTTTGGTCAATGATGccttttgtgcttgtgtgttaaTGAAGTAGTGTTGATGCTGCTGGTGTCATGCATCCTGGTGACAGTGAGGAGCATTGCTATCACAGTATAGCTGCAGAGTGTCTGAGGTTCGCTGTGTCTAAGGGTGCACAAATTCATCTACCCATGTGTGCATCCAGCGACTCCAAACTTTGGGCATGTCTGGCCCACGGGACGATGTATGCGGGGCATGTCAGATGAAGGGTGTGGTTTAAGAGAGAACCACTTAAAAATAACCTAACATCCAAGGATCAGACATGATTACCTGACCTCTCATGGTCTGCAACAAGCTCAGCGTAACAGCACAAACTGATTAGGAAGCTGTTGTGTCGCTGTTTTCCAAAGCGCTTTGCTAGGTGAGAGTCTAGCCGCCAAGCCTGAGCAGAAATCCGGTGAAGGGGAGCAGAGGTCAGCGGAGAAGTCAGACATGAGAGATCTCAAGGCGCACAGAGCAGCTTGAGTCATGTTCATTTGCAGCCCTCTCAAACCTCAAAGCAATAGGAGACTATATCTGTTaatgcattgttttcattttgttttaggtGTATAAGGCAAATCTGCATAAATATTAGAATTGTCCTTAATTTTGTTCATCATCAGAAATCTTTATTTCAGGCACTCCTTGTATTCAATCAGCAgactttaaaggaccatactggCGCTAGTGCCATTCTGACTTTTCATTTCAGTTGCATAAATATGTAGAGAAGATGTTTTTGTAGCTTAGTGGTCAAGGCCAATTTAACCCAATTCACTCCCATtctaaaaatattaaaaattgcTCCATACAATTTGAAGGTTCCTATGCCCAGGCAATGCTATCTTGTGAATACTTGAACAGCATGAACTGTTTATTACTCTGTTATAATCACTCAAAATCTATACATTAAtactaaatattttttgtgttcaaTGCTCAAAGAGGTTTTTGGTTTAACTTATTAATTTCCAAATGCTCCAGTGAGACATAAGTGGCCAGTTTATGAGTAAGAAGCAGGTTTCCTTGTTCTGTGGTGCAACTTTCAGCCAATCATTGACCTCCACTATATTAAGGTTCGGCCCTCCAAGCTGACAGATGCAACCTCTCACAAAATTAGTAGAAAAGAACAGCTGGACAGAATTTGAATATGCCTGGATAAATTGTTCATTTCAAGTGCAAAAATATTAACAGATTTACAGTAATTTTAGTGAAAGTACATGGCAGCCaggttttgaacattttttgaacatgaatgggagtgaactGGGATAAATCAACCTTTACTTCAAAGGCTGCCCAAGCATATTCTGATCATGATAGTTTATAAGAAGTCAAAATTGAGCTGGCATGGTTCTAGGTGCACGGTAATGTATTCAGGTTGTGAGCTGCAGATGCTGATTGTAGACGTTAATGGTTGGATTTCTCCAGGCAAAAACAAGCCTTAAGTGTGTTCATGCTTTAGACACTGAGATGTTGTCATTATGCCCCTCCCCAGGAGTGAGCCttgcagccaatcaggaggACGAGACGGACATGGAGACGTTCCAGATGGAGATTGACAAGGAAACCAAGAAGTGTACGTTCAGAACGAGCCAGGGCAACTACTGGGCTCTAGTGGCCCATGGAGGCATCCAGAGTACGGCCACTGAAGCGTGAGTAAACCCTCTGTCATCTAGTCTGCAGaagtgattttcattttttaaccaCAGCTGAAGGTTTACATCTTCCTCTATGAGATGAGAAAGTCCATGTTGCTTGGACTGACAACATTTACTAACACAGGATAAACTCTGAAATCCATGGTGGCCACTCTCAGTTCCTGAAAAGCGTAAGTGTTGagataaaatgttttcactggacagctcaacacattttaaattgcaaataTGGTTTGGCCTTTGTGCGCAACTTAGTGGCCTTTTTGACTCATGTTTCTGTCATATGAAATGTCACCTTCAAGTGCTCCACATAAGCTCCTTCTTCCAGTGATAGGCAGGCGGTCATAAAACTACTCAAGCAGTCAAGTACTTTTAGttggaaacaacaaaatgaacccCATAACAaaactggcagatgttttactGTAGGAATCAAGTGAATCAATGTTAGGCATGTAACTTATGCTTTATTGATTAAACTATTAAGTGTAACAACTAGTTACATCTTCTGCCTGCTCATCTTCTCCCTTGTGACGTTTACAGGTCAGCAAACACCATGTTCGCAATGGAGTGGCTTGGCCACAGGGTGGCACTAAAAGCCAACAatggaaaatatgtttgtaCCAAGAAGAATGGACAGCTACTGGCTGTCAGTGACTCCATTGGTAAGAATGGGACTACAGCATATTTAGggtttatctttctttttccctctgtaCTTCAAcattccttctttcttcctctatCCATCTCTGAACTTAAACACCTGCTCCGCTCACAACCCGTCTCCAatgctccctctgctctctgctgcctctgtttGGTCAGGTGAGGATGAGCAGTTGACTCTGAAGTTGATCAACCGGCCCATGCTGATCCTGAGAGGAGAGACGGGTTTCATCTGCCATCACAGGAACTCCAACACTCTGGATGCTGGCCGTTCAGTCTATGACATCTTCAGCTTGCACTTCAGTGATGGAGCTTACCACATTAAAGGTCACAAAATGGACTACCTACCCCCTTTACACCTCTGAAGAGTCTGGATTTCAGTTGTGAGAAATACTCTTAAAGCCTCCGGTCAAAGTGATGTATTATcatctccaccaatcacagtCTAAATCAAAATGAGTCTCACCTGTGCAACAGGTGTATCAATACCCCTTCCATTAGTTCAACTGGTTTTGGAACTAATTACGGCTGGCACAACCTATCCAGGCCCTGATTAACTTGCTACACACACGAGACTCATTGTGGAGACAATCATACTATCGCTTTCTGAAATGAACTCAGGAagagttttaaaaatgactgatgtgGTGAAGTCACTGGAGGGGAGTTTTAAGAGCTGCAGGAGATTACATAATCctggtgcacatacacacttgcatgcatgcaaacaaactcagtcacacacatcaGGTATTGACCTCTATTTGTCAGACACACAGTCTTTTAATGTTGGTTTGTTGATGTGTCGTCCCCTGATTTGTTGTGTTCTGCAGGTGTGAGCGGGCGGTTCTGGTACGTGAACAGCGCCGGCTTGGTGTGCTCAGACGGTGAAACCCCTGAAGATTTTACCCTGGAGTTCCCGGAGCATGGCCGAATCGCCATCCGGGGCAAAAATGGCAAATACCTGCGCGGAGACCAGGGAGGCACGCTGAAGGGGGATGGACTCGGCCCCAACAGCTCGGCCCTGTGGGAATACTGATCTGGGAGTGCAGCAGACATGAGGCCAGCTCCGTTTGACGCATCTCGAGGTAGAGGTGATCAGCCACTAATCACCTCAGTGGCATTTAGAGGTAGAGGACAGCTGTTTATCAGTGACTAGGTGCGGTCTCTACCAATTTTCTTCcactcctttcctcctcccagTGGCACACAAGGACTTAAAGAGAAACAGACTCATACTGGGGGAGAGAGTGTGAGGAGAAACTGACCAGGCATGATCAGCCAAGAAGAGTCTAGACAGATTGAATCATGTTTGGAGTCAGAGCCTGTTTTCAAAACAGCAATACTGGTGTGAATGAACCTTTTTagagttgttgtgtttttccccctcttttcccACAGTGAGCATTCAGTGAAAGATGAAATTTTCAGATGATTCTGAAATATTCACACTAGCATACATACAAATGCATAGTGCTGATTTCGATTTCATAAAGACCAATTTATTCCTCCTCCTCATAACAAGACAGATTTCTTAACCCTTCTGGCAATTTCTAAAGGCCAGACCTGTAACTGTTCttttagctgatttttttttttttttattatttattttaaatcttttCAGAGCATCCTTGTTACACTGCACTGTGCTGAAACGGATTATTCTAGTCTATCAATTAGTCTAGACTATTCTATTATTCTTTTGTTAATCAATTCATCATTTAATATATacagtgtcaaaaataatgacaaatgctcatgggaaattagcagagcccaaagtaatatcttcaaattgcttcctagCCTGACCAGCAGCCACAAAACCAAAactattaatttttttaacaagatgacttgagaaaagacaaaaatcttTCTATTTAGTCAGTTGAGCCgaaatcagcaaatgtttgggatttttactcGATAAAGACCTAGCAATTAATTGATTATAACAATTCAATTTCCTGTCCATCAATTAATCGACTAATCGTTTCAGAATTTTCCTTTGTATCGTCCCGGCCATTTTGCCAATGCTGACATTTAATATGTGAGTGACCGCGTGCATCGATTGGTGTCTAATGACTTACAGGCAAAAGCTGACACTTGTTGCTCAGTTAATGAGTGCTCCAAGAAGAAACCGGGTGCCATTTGAGCCAGACCAAGTCACCATTATGAGTGAAGTCACCTTAGTCAGGTGTGCGTCATTACCACGGTAGTATTGTCAGAGGATGCATATTAGCAGACGAGAATGATTGGGTTTCTAGCATGCAACCAAGTAACAGCAGACTGTAACTAAGACTCATGTAGACGGAGTGCTAATGTGCTGATTTACAGCCTGCTGAATTTTTCATTTGTCCTTCTGTTATGTTTTACAGCaatgtttctttctttactcTTTTATGATCGTGGAAATAAAACCCATCTTGAATGACAAGTGATGGTTCTTTTAGTAATATCTCATCACTATTAAAATACTGGGATTTTATATGTGAGAGGATGAAATAGGTTGCTCTACAGTAGGATACAATGTGAAAGTTTCACCTGACGAATTCAATAATCTCTCTGATGCTGTTATCCTTTGTTCTACACATAGAAAATACAGATTTAGAACCAACAATTATAGCTTTTATTCACAGTAATTGTCTCCTTTTTTATCGGAATTAGTCATCCTTAGTCTAACTCTGTCAGTGCTTTTCTTCTCTTGTCTCCAGGTCATTAAAACGCAGCTTGCAAACTAGAGTATCTTTGTAGGGACAGTGTTCTGCTGTTTCAACTGTACTTTCAGACATTTTTGCTGCACTTAAACTCTTTGGAGGCACACCGTGCTGAAGGTATTGGGTCAGAAGCCTGTTCACCAGAAAAGGGTGATGTAGATGACACCAGGCCATCATCAAGAACACACACCTTGTGGGTCATAAGGGGAAAGTCATGAAGGGGAAAAGGAACAGAGTTTATGGTGACTGAGTTTAGATTGGGTAGGCCAGTGGCACACTTTATTTGCAAATCCATAAATGTCCTATTTGTATACCAGCAAGTAAGACTACAGAGTCATTACAAATTCTTCACTGTGTAAAGCatcaaatgacaaaatattgAAGTGCTGCAAAGGTATGCATAAAATCTGCTGGCAGcgcaaaaacaatacaaaaactATTGGAAGTTATTTTTCTATTAGCAGCAAAGATAGGTCATGGAACCCAGAGCAAGTTTAAAAGTGGGTTAGATGATGAGGAGAGGATTTTCTCTGAGCTGTCGGTAAACACTGAGAAGAGACTGGGTCATCTGACCTCTGGGTAAACCCATCCCAAAGGCTGCTGGGATTTGATTTTGGTGGATCTGCTGCAACAAGCCCTgatgaaagagaggggaaaagaaactGGATGAAGAAGTTTGAAGATgctttagacacacacacacacacacacacacacacacacacacacacacacattttattatttacttttctAAACGTCTTGGGCTGGATGAGACTTTTCTGACCAGGTCTTACCTCAGCACGCTGCAGAGCTTGTCTTAAACCAAGCGCCTGCACTTTCACTGTGGAAACAGCCTTTTCAGGACGTTTCTGCAACAGAGTCTGTCAAAGGAAAGAGccaaagatgaaagaaaaggcATTTCAAATAATCCATCTTGGAAGCCTCTTCTAGGTTCTCATCAAAAATGTCCTACTGTAGGTCTCTCTCTGAAAATAGCGGCaagtttggctgtgtgtgtttgtacctgtACCCGGCGCAGCACGGCATGGTGCAGcccacacactgcagccatgGACGAGCTCTCCACCTGCAACTCCACTGCAGCCAGGGACCCTCCATCCTGCCCCACGCTCTCCTCCCCTACATTTACCTGGAGAACAGATGCAGCATAAGCTTTTAACTCTCAGATGGTCTTGAGTGCTTCTATGGACAACATATAATGCACAGGGTACCACTGATGGTACTATATACCTCTTTTGCGGTCAATTTGACTGTGTGTCCATCTGGAGCTTGAGCATGGACCACCGAGCTGCCCAGGGCAATCTTGTCACCTTGGAGCTCCATCTGGTTTCTTCCAGGACTTTGGGACAGCagccagtccagcagagagatgcACAGACTCTGAGGAGCCAACGTTGGCCCCTGTGTGTCCACATCTGGGCCTTTCAACACCAATGTAGCACTCAGCAACTCTGATGACACCCAAACTCTTGCTGAATATTGCTCTCGCTCAGGCCCTGAACCACTCTCTGcacctccctccccccttccaGTCCGTCTGCCCCGACAAGAGTTTAAAAAGGCCTGGATGCTATCCATGGTGAGGGTGTCTGTGGACAGAGAGGTGGCGTTTTTATGGGAGGTCGTGGTTCTGTTCACCAGCAGGGCATCCAGCCAATCCACCGTCAGTGTATCCAAGGCCAAGCGGATACAGCTACCATACGATTTGAGAAGGGATTTCACCGGATCCCCATTGGACAGCAggctggcctcctcctcctctcccagcaGGCTTTTCAGGGAGAAGATGAGTGAGCAGCTCACTGTCATGGGGAATGATGAGTCACCTGCAGCTGCTAAGGGCAATGACACCTCTAACTTTTCCCCTGGGTGGAGATTGAGGAATGGGAAAGAGAAAGTTCTAGAGGTGTTTTCCCCTCCTGCggtgagagagaatgacagaggaaATAGAGTAACACTAAATGTCCAGCCTCGCTCCAGAACATAGGGACTAGCATTGACCAGGACACACGTCAGGTCCAACGAGTCTTTTTGAAGCAACCTGCTCCATCTGGTCAcggcatgacagctgattgggTTTTCCTGGACAGCATGCTTTTCACTGTTTGGACGGTCCATCAACAAGAAGCTGATGTTGAGCACCTGATTCAGACGCTGGAGAATCTGGGTTTTGGATTTGATGATGCTTTTCAAATATGATGCTCTGACGGAAAGCAAATGACAACACATTCAGATCAAAAGGAGAGTCATGTCAGCAATAATAAATCTTTCTCAGGGTCTGTGTTGAATTACTGAGAGGAATTAAGTTGAGTATACCTTTCACATACATCTCCGATTGCAGCCAGGAGGTCCCTGACGCTCTGGCCCACCTGTGCTGAGGGGAGGCTGGGTAATCCTGTATCCTCACTCCTCTTAGGCAAGGTAATCCTCTGGAGCCGCCCGCTGGCTGACAGCGCCAGCAGCTGAACTGCACCTGGTGATCAGGCGACACAGAGATGTTTAAAGTCAGTGGGAAAAAACACACGGCATAgggcaaaacaaagaaaatacatgGAGAGATGCAAACAGACAAGAGACAACAAATCAAGCTGCTTCTGAGATGGAAACTCAGTCTGAATATAAACATATTGGCCCAATAACTCAACTGTCAATGAACTGTAAGAACATCTTCAATCAAAAGCGGAGTAACTAAGTGTTACTGAACGCTATCATTTGTTGATGTCTAATTAAATGGCCAGCATCATAATTCTAC
This genomic interval from Myripristis murdjan chromosome 19, fMyrMur1.1, whole genome shotgun sequence contains the following:
- the faap100 gene encoding Fanconi anemia core complex-associated protein 100 → MEGRCAVETWAEFCAPSSACTPRVKFTFGTDVLVCPGGDEVYVFSVQQRQITAVLQFPAPVCDLVHSPDQQLLYTACESGVYRVSLPKLLSSVPGSPANTVSGPAELKISSDSLAVGEEGVSSLLLSGSVLVTLSQRDSLWQLTLYKTPASTRSASSGYEKLTELSLPVVSVSLRDRMQGHQTRGAAGRPVLICVHSSDEPQPPPSSQKTFKDGHFCLEPVLFKLLFGVDVALVKSPIIICGLPDGRLCFVPLHVPGSRIRVLHSLEQAVVFIGASVAMETGHGGARCLVAMGQQGKVLLIRSSEAGPETGGKVAGFVEGCVSGPVVCGHAGQDRLYYSTGSDLLTLDLARGQADTGGPGQDETAGHGAVTPSALRNPVSLNVCSIVALAGATHNTSGAVQLLALSASGRLQRITLPKRSEDTGLPSLPSAQVGQSVRDLLAAIGDVCERASYLKSIIKSKTQILQRLNQVLNISFLLMDRPNSEKHAVQENPISCHAVTRWSRLLQKDSLDLTCVLVNASPYVLERGWTFSVTLFPLSFSLTAGGENTSRTFSFPFLNLHPGEKLEVSLPLAAAGDSSFPMTVSCSLIFSLKSLLGEEEEASLLSNGDPVKSLLKSYGSCIRLALDTLTVDWLDALLVNRTTTSHKNATSLSTDTLTMDSIQAFLNSCRGRRTGRGEGGAESGSGPEREQYSARVWVSSELLSATLVLKGPDVDTQGPTLAPQSLCISLLDWLLSQSPGRNQMELQGDKIALGSSVVHAQAPDGHTVKLTAKEVNVGEESVGQDGGSLAAVELQVESSSMAAVCGLHHAVLRRVQTLLQKRPEKAVSTVKVQALGLRQALQRAEGLLQQIHQNQIPAAFGMGLPRGQMTQSLLSVYRQLRENPLLII